A stretch of the Gammaproteobacteria bacterium genome encodes the following:
- a CDS encoding GWxTD domain-containing protein, whose protein sequence is MKQIAAFLLLCALSLPHGIVAQRNAARAALEEGVRLAQEGDTARALGLIERAVTIDPGYAEAHFLKGVYHARQAPRSTGDFRRRIIAREALDQAVRHDPQNPLYLLELARLLMMQEIRVDARRMLRRALDVAERADAPTLAEVHYQLGIFSETTWRRLRYRRLLPIGIAELRGDIAFESANYVWDVLQASGYAPGQGAAAREAMLDHFHRALTANPAHTGAATHLLAFYYDRGRMAEFMAEALRFVRAAPSEPRAYLALGLGLHAEGRDDEAAGAFEYAVELLPEEVRADFLAVSRLLTQDDAEIFEARVGADPADAARRFWTAWDPLYLTPSNEYWAEYLSRMAYVDLRFGLPEYDVPGWRTDRGEIWVRYGRPLRQASFGANTTSAGDLESTGRVTTVWSYGRNGPVFVFRGMPGYRGATFANDFRFYAENYRARQPARFTAPSLPALLQVPAQIARFRGVDDEIDLEVYAAVPLDSLREAVGMAAATFETGLFVVEPDGAEIRRVTEARQVTFEAGRALPLNWRTTVPAGQPHIVSAEARDPLSWAAAVHRARVDARSFPTGEPSVSDILLTRSLEVVTDPPRTRTDFRMVPEPTLTYAPDDEIGVYFELYNLLPDSNQVASYDLELAVTVEEIHRTGSLVQLLGELADRWGLSAEGDQAVRLTFSKQNQVQARDMLPEYFTIQLDEPPPGRYGLRLRVLDRNALVQVDVEREFQVREP, encoded by the coding sequence ATGAAGCAGATCGCCGCCTTCCTTCTGCTGTGTGCGCTGTCCCTGCCCCATGGGATCGTGGCTCAGCGCAACGCGGCGCGCGCGGCGCTCGAGGAGGGTGTCCGGCTGGCGCAGGAAGGCGATACCGCCCGTGCCCTGGGCCTTATCGAGCGAGCCGTCACGATCGATCCCGGGTACGCCGAGGCGCACTTCCTCAAGGGGGTGTATCACGCCCGGCAGGCTCCGCGCAGCACGGGTGACTTCCGTCGCCGCATCATCGCCCGCGAAGCGCTGGACCAGGCGGTGCGCCACGACCCGCAGAATCCCCTGTACCTGCTGGAGCTTGCCAGGCTCCTGATGATGCAGGAGATCCGCGTGGACGCACGCAGGATGCTCCGGCGGGCGCTGGATGTGGCCGAACGCGCCGACGCGCCCACGCTCGCGGAGGTCCACTACCAGCTCGGCATCTTCAGCGAGACGACCTGGCGCCGGCTTCGCTACCGCCGCCTTCTCCCCATCGGCATCGCGGAACTCCGCGGGGACATCGCCTTCGAGAGCGCGAACTACGTCTGGGACGTGCTCCAGGCTTCGGGCTACGCCCCGGGGCAGGGGGCCGCCGCGCGCGAGGCCATGCTCGACCACTTTCACCGGGCTCTGACCGCGAATCCCGCGCACACGGGGGCGGCGACCCATCTGCTGGCCTTCTACTACGACAGGGGGCGCATGGCCGAGTTCATGGCCGAAGCCCTGCGCTTCGTGCGCGCGGCCCCTTCCGAGCCCCGCGCCTATCTCGCGCTCGGCCTGGGACTGCACGCCGAGGGCCGCGACGACGAGGCCGCGGGCGCGTTCGAATATGCGGTCGAGCTGCTGCCGGAGGAGGTGCGCGCGGATTTCCTGGCGGTCTCGCGGCTGCTCACGCAGGATGACGCGGAGATCTTCGAGGCGCGGGTCGGCGCGGATCCGGCCGACGCGGCCCGCCGCTTCTGGACCGCGTGGGATCCGCTCTACCTGACGCCTTCAAACGAGTACTGGGCCGAGTACCTGTCGCGCATGGCCTACGTCGATCTCCGGTTCGGTCTGCCCGAGTACGATGTCCCGGGATGGCGCACCGACCGGGGCGAGATCTGGGTGCGCTACGGAAGACCGCTGCGCCAGGCGAGTTTCGGGGCCAACACGACGTCCGCCGGAGACCTGGAGTCCACCGGTCGGGTGACGACCGTTTGGAGCTACGGAAGGAACGGTCCGGTGTTCGTGTTCCGGGGCATGCCGGGATACCGCGGAGCCACCTTCGCCAACGACTTCCGCTTCTACGCCGAGAACTACCGGGCGCGCCAGCCCGCGCGCTTCACGGCGCCGTCGCTTCCCGCGCTCCTGCAGGTACCCGCTCAAATCGCGCGCTTCCGGGGTGTGGACGACGAGATCGATCTGGAGGTGTACGCGGCCGTCCCCCTGGATTCGCTCCGCGAGGCGGTCGGGATGGCGGCGGCCACCTTCGAAACCGGCCTCTTCGTGGTCGAGCCCGACGGGGCCGAGATTCGCCGCGTTACCGAGGCTCGGCAGGTGACCTTCGAGGCAGGCCGCGCGCTTCCCCTGAACTGGCGCACGACCGTGCCCGCCGGGCAGCCGCACATCGTGTCGGCGGAAGCGCGTGACCCGCTCAGCTGGGCGGCCGCCGTGCACCGGGCGCGCGTGGACGCCCGCAGCTTTCCCACCGGCGAACCGAGCGTAAGCGACATCCTCCTGACCCGGTCGCTCGAAGTCGTCACGGATCCTCCGCGCACGCGCACCGACTTCCGCATGGTGCCCGAGCCCACGCTCACCTACGCCCCCGATGACGAGATCGGCGTCTACTTCGAGCTCTACAACCTGCTGCCCGACTCGAACCAGGTCGCGTCCTACGACCTGGAGCTGGCGGTGACGGTGGAGGAGATCCATCGGACCGGGTCGTTGGTGCAGCTGCTGGGCGAGCTGGCGGACCGTTGGGGGCTGAGCGCCGAGGGCGACCAGGCCGTGCGCCTCACCTTCAGCAAGCAGAACCAGGTGCAGGCGAGGGACATGCTGCCCGAGTACTTCACCATCCAGCTCGACGAGCCGCCGCCGGGCCGCTACGGGCTGCGGCTGCGGGTCCTGGACCGCAATGCGCTCGTCCAGGTGGACGTGGAGCGGGAGTTCCAGGTGCGGGAGCCGTGA